In one Brevibacillus choshinensis genomic region, the following are encoded:
- the atpG gene encoding ATP synthase F1 subunit gamma produces the protein MAKGIREIRRSIKSTKNTRQITKAMKMVAAAKLRRNQEKAEAARPYADKIQEVISSIASGTTGSKHPMLQSRPVKKTGYIVITSDRGLAGGYNANMLRAVINTIAEKHKSKDEYGIFVIGRKGRDFFQKRNHPVMEEVTGLPASPAFGDIKKIAGAAIQMFADEKIDELYLCYNKFQSAISQVPTVKRLLPLEAPESNSERKMNYEYEPSSEEVLAVLLPKYAETLVYSALLEAKASEEGSRMTAMGNATDNATDMINRYTLIYNRARQAAITQEISEIVAGANAQA, from the coding sequence GTGGCTAAAGGAATACGTGAGATTCGACGCAGTATCAAAAGTACGAAAAATACGCGCCAAATCACGAAAGCGATGAAAATGGTGGCAGCTGCAAAGCTTCGCCGTAACCAGGAGAAGGCAGAGGCGGCACGTCCGTACGCTGACAAAATCCAGGAAGTGATTTCTAGCATTGCGAGCGGTACCACTGGTTCCAAGCACCCAATGCTTCAATCCCGTCCTGTGAAAAAGACTGGTTACATTGTCATCACTTCCGACCGTGGACTTGCAGGTGGCTACAACGCCAACATGCTTCGCGCAGTGATTAATACAATCGCTGAAAAGCACAAGTCTAAGGATGAGTATGGCATTTTCGTCATAGGTCGCAAAGGTCGCGACTTTTTCCAGAAACGTAATCACCCGGTAATGGAAGAAGTGACAGGTCTGCCAGCTAGCCCAGCCTTTGGCGACATCAAGAAGATTGCAGGTGCAGCGATTCAGATGTTCGCGGATGAGAAAATCGACGAACTGTACCTCTGCTACAACAAGTTCCAGAGTGCAATTTCGCAGGTACCTACCGTAAAACGCTTGCTGCCGTTGGAAGCTCCCGAGAGCAACAGCGAACGCAAAATGAATTACGAGTATGAGCCGTCCTCGGAAGAAGTACTGGCCGTTCTGCTGCCGAAATATGCGGAAACACTGGTATACAGTGCGCTTCTGGAAGCGAAGGCTTCCGAAGAAGGTTCCCGTATGACTGCAATGGGCAACGCGACAGACAACGCAACGGATATGATCAACCGTTACACATTGATCTACAACCGTGCCCGTCAGGCAGCCATTACTCAAGAGATTTCCGAGATCGTCGCAGGTGCAAACGCACAAGCGTAA
- a CDS encoding F0F1 ATP synthase subunit delta, with product MSSAVGKRYARALFDVASERGKIDQVEADLGAIVQAVEQNADLSKIMHHPHIAADAKIKLVDDLFKSHVGEESYNFLCVLIQNGREVELAEIYSSFVKLANDARGVADAIVTSAKPLTSEEQAELAEKFGQTLNKKLRLTAVVDPAILGGIVIKIGDRLYDGSLKTKLETFAHQA from the coding sequence ATGAGTAGCGCAGTAGGTAAACGTTATGCTCGTGCTCTCTTCGATGTAGCGAGCGAGCGTGGCAAGATCGATCAGGTGGAAGCAGACCTCGGCGCAATCGTGCAAGCTGTTGAGCAGAATGCCGATCTGAGCAAGATCATGCATCATCCGCACATTGCTGCTGATGCAAAAATCAAGCTGGTTGACGACCTGTTCAAAAGCCACGTAGGGGAAGAAAGCTACAATTTCCTCTGCGTGCTGATTCAAAATGGACGGGAAGTAGAACTGGCTGAGATCTACAGTTCCTTCGTGAAGCTGGCGAATGATGCTCGTGGTGTCGCAGATGCGATCGTTACGAGTGCAAAGCCACTCACATCCGAAGAACAAGCAGAGTTGGCTGAGAAGTTCGGTCAAACCTTGAATAAAAAGCTGCGTTTGACGGCAGTGGTAGACCCAGCTATCCTCGGTGGCATCGTGATCAAAATCGGTGACCGTCTGTACGATGGCAGCCTGAAAACCAAGCTGGAAACCTTTGCGCATCAAGCGTAA
- the atpE gene encoding F0F1 ATP synthase subunit C — MEGLALAIGIVFGLAALGAAIGNSLVISRTIEGVARQPEARGNLMGLMFLGLGLVEAVPIIAVAIGFILYGRL, encoded by the coding sequence ATGGAAGGTTTGGCACTAGCAATCGGTATCGTATTTGGTCTTGCTGCTCTTGGCGCGGCAATCGGTAACTCCCTGGTAATCTCTCGTACAATTGAAGGCGTAGCTCGTCAACCAGAAGCACGTGGTAACCTGATGGGTCTCATGTTCCTGGGTCTTGGTCTGGTAGAGGCAGTTCCGATTATCGCTGTTGCGATCGGTTTCATCCTCTACGGTCGTCTGTAA
- a CDS encoding AtpZ/AtpI family protein: MSKIDNPWRAITLVTLIGVDMAICVIAGVFLGKYLDGLFATNPLFLMIGLLAGLGIGVYSVYRIIRGYL, from the coding sequence GTGTCGAAAATTGATAATCCTTGGCGAGCCATCACATTGGTCACTTTGATTGGTGTCGATATGGCAATTTGTGTGATTGCAGGGGTGTTTCTGGGTAAGTATCTGGATGGGCTCTTTGCTACCAATCCTCTGTTTTTGATGATTGGACTTCTCGCAGGATTAGGTATAGGCGTTTACAGCGTCTACCGCATTATTCGCGGGTACCTCTAG
- the atpA gene encoding F0F1 ATP synthase subunit alpha — protein sequence MSAIRPEEISSLIKERIANFKSEIEVVDVGTVIQVGDGIARVHGLEKAMQGELLEFQNGVMGMVLNLEEDNVGVVIMGPFRDIKEGDTVKRTGRVMEVPVGEALLGRVVNPLGQPIDGQGPIANDGFRPIESPAPGVMARKSVHEPLQTGIKAIDAMIPVGRGQRELIIGDRQTGKTAVALDTIINQKGQNMICIYVAIGQKQSTVANIVETLRKAGALEYTIIVSATASDPAPMLYLAPYTGVTMGEYFMYKGQHVLCVYDDLSKQASAYREMSLLLRRPPGREAYPGDVFYLHSRLLERAAKLSDELGGGSITALPFIETQAGDISAYIPTNVISITDGQIFLETDLFNAGQRPAVNTGLSVSRVGGSAQIKAMKTVAGPLKLELAQYRELAAFAQFGSDLDKATQARLTRGERLMEIMKQGQFDPMPVEKQVASIYTATKGFLDDIPVGDVGRFEKELLSYLDSNKPQLLEHIRTTKQLPDAKEMNAAIEEFKKGFSVTR from the coding sequence GTGAGTGCAATCAGACCAGAAGAGATTAGCTCCCTCATCAAAGAGCGGATCGCTAACTTTAAATCTGAAATCGAAGTTGTGGATGTAGGCACAGTCATCCAAGTAGGTGACGGTATCGCCCGCGTTCACGGTTTGGAAAAGGCCATGCAAGGGGAGCTCCTCGAGTTCCAAAATGGCGTAATGGGTATGGTACTCAACTTGGAAGAAGATAACGTGGGTGTCGTTATTATGGGACCTTTCCGCGACATTAAGGAAGGCGATACTGTAAAACGTACCGGCCGCGTTATGGAAGTTCCAGTAGGGGAAGCGCTGCTCGGCCGCGTAGTAAACCCACTGGGTCAACCAATCGATGGTCAAGGCCCTATCGCTAATGACGGTTTCCGCCCAATCGAGAGCCCAGCTCCTGGTGTTATGGCGCGTAAATCCGTACACGAACCACTCCAAACCGGTATCAAAGCGATCGACGCGATGATCCCAGTTGGTCGTGGACAGCGTGAGTTGATCATTGGTGACCGTCAAACTGGTAAAACAGCTGTGGCGCTCGACACGATCATCAACCAAAAAGGTCAAAACATGATTTGTATCTACGTAGCAATCGGTCAAAAGCAATCTACCGTTGCAAACATCGTAGAAACTCTGCGTAAAGCAGGCGCTTTGGAATACACCATCATCGTATCCGCTACAGCTTCTGACCCAGCTCCGATGCTGTATCTGGCTCCTTACACAGGTGTAACGATGGGTGAATACTTCATGTACAAAGGACAACACGTCCTCTGCGTATACGATGACCTGTCCAAACAGGCTTCTGCATACCGTGAGATGTCCCTGTTGCTCCGTCGTCCTCCAGGCCGTGAAGCATACCCTGGTGACGTTTTCTACTTGCACTCCCGTTTGCTGGAGCGCGCTGCGAAATTGTCCGATGAATTGGGTGGCGGTTCTATTACTGCTCTGCCTTTCATTGAGACTCAAGCTGGCGACATCTCCGCTTACATTCCTACCAACGTAATCTCCATCACGGATGGACAGATCTTCCTGGAGACTGACCTCTTCAACGCAGGTCAACGTCCAGCGGTGAATACTGGTCTTTCCGTATCCCGCGTAGGTGGTTCTGCGCAAATCAAGGCGATGAAAACGGTAGCAGGTCCGCTCAAGCTCGAGTTGGCTCAATACCGCGAGCTCGCTGCTTTCGCTCAGTTCGGTTCCGACCTGGACAAAGCGACCCAAGCTCGTCTGACCCGTGGTGAGCGCTTGATGGAAATCATGAAACAAGGTCAGTTCGATCCAATGCCTGTTGAGAAGCAAGTCGCTTCTATCTATACAGCAACAAAAGGTTTCCTGGATGACATTCCAGTTGGCGACGTAGGCCGCTTTGAGAAGGAGCTTCTGTCCTATCTGGATTCCAACAAACCGCAACTGTTGGAGCATATCCGGACTACGAAACAGCTTCCAGATGCAAAAGAAATGAACGCAGCAATCGAAGAGTTCAAAAAAGGCTTTTCGGTAACTCGATAA
- the atpB gene encoding F0F1 ATP synthase subunit A, which produces MHYSLRFEWLGMVFDISTILMILVTSLVVLFMCIGMTRSLTSATPSGAQNVMEWIVDFVTGITKSYITPKKAAGFVSLALTLFLYIFLGNQLGLLLNVNTAHHNGPGHEVSQGVVDMLTISTNDEMKQQKVEKVTEELNSTDPHAHGVVIGWWKSPTAAPSVTFALALIVLLYAHYLGIKKSFGGWLKHTFLNPIHILEEFIIKPLTLPLRLFGNIFAGEVLIAFLLSVGIFGSIPLFIWLGYSVFVGSVQAFIFTTLAMVYLSQQVNEDH; this is translated from the coding sequence ATGCATTATTCTCTGCGATTTGAATGGTTGGGCATGGTATTTGACATCTCCACTATTCTCATGATTCTGGTAACCTCTCTGGTCGTACTCTTCATGTGTATCGGGATGACACGCAGCCTGACCTCCGCTACTCCAAGCGGCGCGCAAAACGTGATGGAATGGATTGTGGACTTTGTCACCGGTATTACCAAGAGCTACATTACACCAAAGAAAGCCGCGGGTTTTGTATCCTTGGCACTCACGTTGTTCCTCTATATTTTCTTAGGGAACCAATTGGGACTTTTGCTCAACGTGAACACAGCTCACCATAATGGTCCAGGCCATGAGGTTAGCCAAGGTGTCGTCGACATGCTGACGATCTCCACCAATGATGAAATGAAACAGCAAAAGGTGGAAAAGGTTACGGAAGAGTTGAACTCTACCGATCCGCACGCGCATGGCGTAGTAATTGGTTGGTGGAAATCGCCTACCGCAGCGCCGAGCGTAACATTCGCTCTGGCACTCATCGTTCTTCTATACGCTCATTATCTGGGAATCAAGAAGAGCTTTGGCGGTTGGCTGAAACATACATTCCTGAACCCGATTCACATTCTCGAGGAGTTCATCATCAAACCGTTGACGCTTCCTTTGCGTCTATTCGGTAACATTTTTGCGGGTGAGGTTTTGATCGCCTTCCTGCTGAGTGTAGGAATCTTCGGTAGTATTCCGCTGTTCATCTGGCTGGGTTACTCCGTATTCGTTGGTTCCGTACAGGCGTTCATCTTTACAACGCTTGCGATGGTGTACCTCTCGCAGCAAGTGAACGAAGATCATTAA
- the atpF gene encoding F0F1 ATP synthase subunit B, protein MLDFGAVSLEWGTLLIQAIVFLLLLLAVRKFAMGPIVGMMEKRRQHIESEISSAERNRNEAEVLLAEQRRVLDEARAESKAIIDRAAKQASDEASKIVAEAQAASERMKAEASAELAREVEKAKLELREQMTSLSVLLASKIIEKELDEAAQKSTVDKFLAQVGDRL, encoded by the coding sequence ATGCTCGACTTTGGTGCCGTATCCCTGGAATGGGGAACGCTATTAATCCAAGCAATTGTATTCTTGTTGTTGTTGCTGGCTGTTCGTAAATTCGCCATGGGCCCGATCGTGGGCATGATGGAAAAACGCCGTCAGCATATCGAAAGTGAAATCTCCTCAGCTGAGCGCAACCGTAATGAAGCGGAAGTACTGCTCGCTGAGCAACGTCGTGTACTGGATGAAGCACGTGCTGAATCCAAAGCCATCATCGACCGTGCTGCAAAGCAAGCGTCCGATGAAGCTAGCAAAATCGTAGCGGAAGCACAAGCTGCATCCGAACGTATGAAAGCGGAAGCAAGCGCTGAACTGGCTCGTGAAGTAGAAAAAGCGAAACTGGAACTGCGTGAGCAAATGACTAGCCTTTCCGTACTCTTGGCTTCCAAGATCATCGAGAAAGAACTGGACGAAGCTGCACAAAAGTCTACTGTTGACAAATTTCTCGCACAAGTGGGAGATCGCTTATGA
- a CDS encoding ATP synthase subunit I, with protein sequence MQTFSLAMRATFRYAFFSMAIATILWAVLPSYRFFLQSLLLGMACSLVNGTVLFSKTWRIGQMAVDPSVRPRGTGMLQRLIVAGFAVFLTMRFPHLFGLAGVLIGLFLFQVLSFLFVYRSFK encoded by the coding sequence ATGCAAACGTTTTCTTTGGCTATGCGAGCCACTTTTCGCTATGCCTTTTTCAGTATGGCGATCGCCACGATACTCTGGGCGGTGTTGCCATCATACCGATTTTTCTTGCAAAGCCTCCTACTTGGGATGGCTTGCAGTCTTGTGAATGGGACTGTCCTCTTCAGCAAAACCTGGCGTATCGGTCAGATGGCTGTCGATCCAAGTGTACGGCCTAGAGGGACTGGCATGCTACAACGCCTCATCGTCGCGGGGTTTGCTGTCTTCCTGACGATGCGCTTTCCTCACTTGTTTGGACTTGCCGGAGTTTTGATAGGATTGTTCCTCTTTCAGGTTCTCAGCTTCCTTTTTGTGTATCGCTCCTTTAAATAG